In a genomic window of Pseudomonas oryzihabitans:
- the mnmC gene encoding bifunctional tRNA (5-methylaminomethyl-2-thiouridine)(34)-methyltransferase MnmD/FAD-dependent 5-carboxymethylaminomethyl-2-thiouridine(34) oxidoreductase MnmC, translating to MTDFQHAQLDWDPTGQPLSRTYGDVYFSRASGLEETRYVFLQQNRLPERFAALQPSEVFCIGETGFGTGLNFLCAWQLFEALAPQSARLHFVSVERFPLTAADLAQALALWPELAPYSAALQRQYQAIHPGFQRLILGDGRVTLTLLVGDVLERLPELDARCDAWFLDGFAPAKNPEMWTPALFAELARLSGPATTLATFTCAGFVRRGLNEAGFAMGKVPGFGHKREMLAGVLERPVATATPPWYARPPRPTGPRTAVVIGAGLAGCATAASLARRGWQVRVLERHAAPAQEASGNPQGVLYLKLSAHDTPLSRLILDGFGLTLRELQALPPGSAWSPCGVLQLALDAKDAARQAQLSAHFPHGLLQPLTQTAASQRAGLGLTAGGLFFPEGGWVHPPALCAHWLAHPNIELITGVEVVDLQQTPAGWRLGTNDAAFEATVVVMASAAQAKTLLPELPLKAIRGQLSNLPETPRSQALNTVVCGEGYLAPAREGRHCLGASFVFDREDTEPSQAEHASNLELLAELSPELAASYRAADLDGRVAFRCTSPDYLPLVGPVVDEALFAQRYQVLGQDARQVPDLPAPWRPGLYLNLAHGSRGLVTTPLAAELLAAWLEDEPLPVARRVAEACHPNRFPLRRLIRGQG from the coding sequence ATGACCGACTTCCAGCACGCCCAGCTCGACTGGGACCCCACCGGGCAACCCCTGTCCCGCACCTATGGCGATGTGTACTTCTCCCGCGCCAGCGGCCTGGAAGAGACCCGCTACGTCTTCCTGCAACAGAATCGCCTGCCCGAACGCTTCGCCGCGCTCCAACCCAGCGAGGTGTTCTGCATCGGCGAAACCGGCTTCGGCACCGGCCTCAATTTCCTCTGCGCCTGGCAGCTGTTCGAGGCCCTGGCGCCCCAGAGTGCCCGCCTGCACTTCGTCAGCGTCGAGCGTTTTCCGCTCACCGCCGCCGATCTCGCCCAGGCGCTGGCGCTGTGGCCGGAGCTGGCGCCCTACAGCGCCGCGCTGCAACGGCAGTACCAGGCCATTCACCCGGGCTTCCAGCGCCTGATCCTGGGTGACGGCCGGGTCACCCTCACCCTGCTGGTGGGCGATGTGCTGGAGCGTCTGCCGGAGCTGGACGCCCGCTGCGATGCCTGGTTCCTCGATGGCTTCGCCCCGGCCAAGAATCCGGAGATGTGGACGCCCGCGCTGTTTGCCGAATTGGCGCGGCTATCCGGCCCCGCCACCACCCTCGCCACCTTCACCTGCGCCGGCTTCGTGCGGCGCGGGCTCAACGAAGCCGGCTTCGCCATGGGCAAGGTGCCCGGCTTCGGCCACAAGCGGGAGATGCTGGCCGGCGTACTGGAGCGCCCGGTCGCCACGGCAACGCCCCCCTGGTATGCCCGCCCGCCCCGCCCCACGGGCCCACGCACCGCCGTGGTGATAGGCGCGGGGCTGGCCGGCTGCGCCACCGCCGCCAGTCTCGCCCGGCGCGGCTGGCAGGTACGGGTGCTCGAACGGCATGCCGCCCCGGCGCAGGAAGCGTCCGGCAATCCCCAGGGCGTGCTCTACCTCAAGCTGTCGGCCCATGACACCCCGCTCAGCCGGCTGATCCTGGACGGCTTCGGCCTGACGCTGCGCGAATTGCAGGCCCTGCCGCCGGGATCGGCCTGGTCGCCCTGTGGGGTCTTGCAACTGGCACTGGACGCCAAGGACGCCGCGCGCCAGGCACAGCTTTCAGCGCACTTTCCCCATGGCCTGCTCCAGCCGTTGACCCAGACTGCCGCCAGCCAGCGTGCCGGGCTCGGCCTGACAGCGGGCGGCTTGTTCTTTCCGGAAGGCGGCTGGGTCCATCCGCCGGCGCTGTGCGCGCACTGGCTGGCTCACCCGAACATCGAGTTGATCACCGGCGTGGAGGTCGTCGACCTGCAGCAAACCCCAGCAGGCTGGCGTCTGGGCACCAACGATGCGGCCTTCGAGGCGACGGTGGTCGTCATGGCCAGCGCCGCCCAGGCCAAGACCTTGCTCCCCGAACTGCCGCTCAAGGCCATTCGCGGGCAACTGTCGAATCTGCCGGAAACCCCGCGCAGTCAGGCGTTGAACACCGTGGTCTGCGGTGAAGGCTACCTGGCCCCGGCGCGCGAGGGTCGGCACTGCCTGGGCGCCAGCTTCGTCTTCGACCGTGAAGATACCGAGCCCAGTCAGGCGGAGCATGCCAGCAACCTGGAATTGCTCGCCGAGCTTTCGCCCGAATTGGCCGCCAGCTATCGCGCCGCAGACCTCGACGGCCGCGTGGCCTTTCGCTGTACCTCGCCGGACTACTTGCCGTTGGTTGGCCCGGTGGTGGACGAAGCCCTGTTTGCCCAGCGTTATCAGGTACTCGGCCAGGACGCGCGCCAGGTACCGGATCTCCCTGCGCCCTGGCGTCCCGGTCTCTACCTGAACCTGGCCCATGGCTCACGCGGCCTGGTCACCACGCCCCTGGCAGCCGAACTGCTGGCTGCCTGGCTGGAGGACGAACCCCTGCCGGTGGCGCGGCGGGTCGCCGAGGCCTGTCATCCCAATCGTTTTCCCCTGCGCCGGCTGATCCGCGGCCAGGGTTAG
- a CDS encoding aldo/keto reductase: MNTAQTVRLPDGTTVPALGQGTWHMGENPDLHRQEISALRQGLDLGLTLIDTAEMYADGRAEELVGEAIAGRRDEVFLVSKFYPKNATEAGVPLACERSLKRLGTDVIDLYLLHWRGQVPLIETVMALEKLRDEGKIRHWGVSNFDTNDMLELADDRCSANQVLYNLEQRGIEHDLLPWCQRQQLPLMAYCPLGQGGDLLRHPTLATLAERHQATPAQIALAWVLRQPGVIAIPKAGDAGHLEENARALDLRLGEEDFALLDGAFPPPQSKTPLAIV, translated from the coding sequence ATGAATACCGCTCAAACCGTTCGTTTGCCCGATGGCACTACCGTTCCGGCGCTGGGCCAGGGCACCTGGCACATGGGCGAGAATCCCGATCTGCACCGCCAGGAGATCAGTGCGTTGCGCCAGGGCCTGGATCTCGGTCTGACCCTGATCGACACGGCGGAGATGTACGCCGATGGCCGCGCCGAGGAACTGGTCGGCGAAGCCATCGCCGGGCGGCGTGACGAGGTCTTCCTGGTCAGCAAGTTCTATCCGAAGAACGCGACGGAAGCCGGAGTACCCCTGGCGTGCGAGCGTAGCCTCAAGCGGCTGGGCACCGACGTCATCGATCTCTATCTGCTGCACTGGCGTGGACAGGTGCCGCTGATCGAGACGGTGATGGCCCTGGAGAAGCTGCGTGACGAAGGCAAGATCCGCCATTGGGGCGTTTCCAACTTCGATACCAATGACATGCTCGAATTGGCGGACGACCGCTGCAGCGCCAACCAGGTGCTCTATAACCTGGAGCAACGCGGCATCGAGCATGATCTGCTGCCCTGGTGCCAGCGTCAGCAACTGCCGCTGATGGCCTACTGCCCCTTGGGGCAGGGCGGCGATCTGCTGCGCCACCCCACCCTGGCGACCCTCGCCGAGCGACATCAGGCCACGCCGGCGCAGATCGCCCTGGCCTGGGTCCTGCGTCAGCCCGGCGTCATCGCCATTCCCAAGGCCGGCGATGCCGGACACCTGGAAGAAAATGCCCGCGCCCTGGACCTGCGCCTGGGCGAAGAGGATTTCGCCCTGCTCGACGGTGCCTTTCCGCCGCCGCAGAGCAAGACGCCCTTGGCCATCGTCTAA
- a CDS encoding DctP family TRAP transporter solute-binding subunit — protein sequence MKSPALGLCTLLLATLPLINAKADVITLRFSHVVAPDTPKGKGALLFQQLVAQRLAGQVQVEVLPNGTAFDDANELQALQDGKVDILAPAISKLTALSPKLKLFDLPFLFESRAALDHFQTRPSGKQLLLSLEKVGIIGLAYWPNGLKQLSARKPLREPGDAKGLVFRIQNSDVLQTQFEVLGASAVKLPFNQTLPALANGTVNATENTWSNYWSQRLDQQQRYFTETNHGALDYLLIVRADRWRTLPFAVRSTLEEIIDQVTFEVKKQSEAENQRDRARIAATGGSEILTLTPEQRARWRETMRPVWQHYEGEIGAALLKAAETSN from the coding sequence ATGAAGTCGCCTGCCCTTGGCCTATGCACCCTGCTGCTCGCTACCCTGCCTCTGATCAACGCCAAGGCCGACGTCATAACACTGAGATTTTCCCACGTCGTGGCGCCCGATACCCCCAAGGGCAAGGGCGCATTGCTGTTCCAGCAACTGGTGGCGCAGCGGCTCGCGGGCCAGGTCCAGGTGGAAGTGCTGCCCAATGGCACGGCCTTCGACGATGCCAACGAGTTGCAGGCACTACAGGACGGCAAGGTGGACATCCTCGCCCCGGCCATCAGCAAGCTCACCGCGCTCAGCCCGAAATTGAAGCTGTTCGATCTGCCGTTCCTGTTCGAGAGTCGTGCCGCGCTGGACCATTTCCAGACCCGTCCCAGCGGCAAGCAACTGCTACTCAGCCTGGAAAAGGTAGGCATCATCGGCCTGGCCTACTGGCCCAACGGTCTCAAGCAATTGTCGGCGCGCAAGCCGCTGCGCGAACCCGGCGATGCCAAGGGCCTGGTGTTTCGTATCCAGAATTCGGACGTACTCCAGACCCAGTTCGAAGTACTCGGCGCCAGCGCCGTCAAGCTGCCCTTCAACCAGACCCTGCCGGCACTCGCCAACGGCACCGTCAATGCCACCGAGAACACCTGGTCCAACTACTGGAGCCAGCGTCTCGACCAGCAGCAGCGCTACTTCACCGAAACCAACCACGGCGCCCTCGACTACCTGTTGATCGTCAGGGCCGACCGTTGGCGCACCCTGCCCTTCGCCGTGCGCAGCACCCTGGAAGAAATCATCGACCAGGTGACCTTCGAGGTGAAGAAGCAATCCGAAGCCGAGAATCAGCGTGACCGCGCCCGCATCGCGGCCACTGGCGGCAGTGAGATCCTGACGCTCACGCCCGAGCAGCGCGCCCGCTGGCGCGAGACCATGCGGCCGGTGTGGCAGCACTATGAGGGTGAGATCGGTGCCGCGCTGCTCAAGGCAGCGGAGACCTCGAACTAG
- a CDS encoding group I truncated hemoglobin produces the protein MKPWLLVALLTSLLGCTPQPPANDRLYQELGGQPGITRIVEGMLLNVARDERIRHYFANVDIGRLRRLLIQQFCAETGGPCRYQGASMAESHRGLNLQPADFNALVEDLQLAMQQQGVPQRAQNGLLARLAPQRGEMLRR, from the coding sequence CTGAAGCCTTGGCTGCTGGTGGCCCTGCTGACGAGTCTGCTCGGCTGTACGCCCCAACCGCCCGCGAATGACCGGCTCTACCAGGAGCTGGGCGGCCAGCCGGGCATCACCCGGATCGTCGAGGGCATGTTGCTCAATGTCGCGCGCGATGAGCGTATTCGGCACTACTTCGCTAATGTCGATATCGGCCGTCTGCGTAGGCTGCTCATCCAGCAATTCTGTGCCGAGACGGGCGGCCCCTGTCGCTACCAGGGGGCGAGCATGGCGGAGAGTCATCGCGGTCTGAATCTGCAACCGGCCGACTTCAATGCCTTGGTAGAGGATCTGCAACTGGCGATGCAGCAACAGGGCGTACCGCAGCGCGCGCAGAATGGCCTGTTGGCGCGCCTGGCGCCGCAACGGGGCGAGATGCTGCGCCGCTAG
- a CDS encoding DUF3034 family protein, protein MGLALLATGAQAEGGKLLATGGASSLEGAAGGGITPWAVIGGYGESGQPGATAFATRVWTGDYRLDVAGAAVAYDNRVELSYARQRLDMPTLRRRLSLAEDSLSQDVVGAKVRLAGDLIYDRMPQVSLGIQYKHQRDFAIPAAVGAQRDSDVEGYLGASRLFLGGAFGYNLLVNAGLRYSRANELGLLGFGGDRNDSRQWLKEGSAAVFLNPHWAVGMEYRQKPQNLSFTHESDWVDTFVGYFPNKHLSLVLAYAWLGEIATLDHQQGLYLSLQGSY, encoded by the coding sequence ATGGGCCTGGCGCTGCTGGCGACGGGGGCGCAGGCTGAGGGTGGCAAGTTGCTGGCTACCGGCGGCGCCAGCAGTTTGGAGGGCGCCGCGGGCGGCGGTATCACGCCCTGGGCGGTGATCGGTGGCTATGGCGAAAGCGGGCAGCCCGGGGCGACGGCCTTCGCCACCCGCGTATGGACCGGCGATTACCGACTCGATGTGGCCGGCGCCGCGGTGGCCTACGACAACCGGGTGGAGCTGTCCTATGCTCGCCAACGGTTGGACATGCCAACCCTGAGGCGCCGGTTGAGTCTCGCTGAAGACAGCCTCAGCCAGGATGTCGTGGGCGCCAAGGTGCGCCTCGCCGGTGATCTGATCTACGACCGGATGCCGCAGGTGAGCCTGGGTATCCAGTACAAGCATCAGCGCGATTTCGCCATTCCCGCCGCGGTGGGTGCCCAGCGCGACAGTGACGTGGAAGGTTATCTGGGCGCCAGTCGGCTGTTTCTCGGTGGGGCCTTCGGCTACAACCTGCTGGTGAACGCCGGACTGCGCTACAGCCGCGCCAACGAGCTGGGGCTGCTCGGTTTCGGTGGCGATCGCAACGACAGTCGCCAGTGGCTCAAAGAGGGCTCGGCGGCGGTGTTCCTCAATCCGCACTGGGCTGTGGGGATGGAGTATCGGCAAAAGCCGCAGAATCTGTCCTTCACCCATGAGAGCGACTGGGTGGATACCTTCGTCGGCTATTTCCCCAACAAGCACCTGTCGCTGGTGCTGGCCTACGCCTGGCTGGGCGAGATCGCCACCCTGGACCACCAGCAGGGCCTCTACCTGTCGTTGCAGGGGAGCTACTGA
- a CDS encoding putative bifunctional diguanylate cyclase/phosphodiesterase, with protein MKLIHSFQTRIAGSLFLLMLVVIALVYLTVKAATEASVVRQSYDQLDTGARVFRQVLDSRCRRLNDAVQVLAADFGFRDAVANGDVPTLRSVLANHGARVGAGDTYLLDLDGRLMASTVAAHSQGERLPAPTAAGNDGSCVVAGPGLPLLRVTVPVRAPLPIAQVVMTFAMDQAMAKEFRSLINLHVVFLGGASAVASTLPVEQSRLLVQAAAGAPTVGDTWQVTLAGHLYQVQRLTLGANDSPVYIYLLRSLDVALAEFEPLLRQLALIAGGALLAALLGALLLARNLAQPLRQLSVVSWRIGQGDYSVKVDVQRRDEFGRLGRVLEGMRQGIAEREQRLNHNALHDPLTGLPNRMLAEERLRVFMATQAQVSLLYVGLDDFQTINESAGVAGGDHILKVVAERAQILLAGRGCVSRPVGDEFLVQVCRMSLEGAVGLAEELRLLLAEPIEWEGQVFRLCCRIGGAEYPRHSDDAGVLIERARGAMLDAGQLPDRLRVYDEGRDAAQQRRLQLVHDLPLADERGELMLVFQPKVALRGDGSPQAEVLLRWRHAELGMISPGEFIPLAERSGSMAGLTRWVIQTAIRQLALWQAEGREVKVSLNVSAVDLADSQLPERVIRWLDEAGVSARQLTFEITESAIMADPESAIALLKRLSVMGIRLSVDDYGTGQASLAHLKRLPVDELKIDQSFIRELEPGNDDAVIVRSTIEMGHNLGLEVVAEGVEEGRTLALLRSWGCDVIQGYYISRPVPAGEFEAWMERQAEPAVEELS; from the coding sequence ATGAAACTCATCCATAGTTTTCAGACCCGCATCGCCGGCAGTCTCTTCCTGCTGATGCTGGTGGTGATTGCGCTGGTCTATCTCACGGTCAAGGCCGCGACCGAAGCCAGTGTGGTCCGGCAGTCCTACGATCAGCTCGATACCGGTGCGCGGGTCTTCCGCCAGGTGCTGGATAGCCGTTGTCGCCGGTTGAACGACGCGGTGCAGGTGCTGGCGGCCGATTTCGGCTTTCGCGATGCCGTGGCCAATGGCGATGTGCCGACCCTGAGGTCGGTGCTGGCCAACCACGGCGCACGGGTTGGCGCCGGTGATACCTATTTGCTGGATCTGGACGGTCGGCTGATGGCCAGTACCGTGGCGGCCCATAGCCAGGGCGAACGCCTGCCCGCGCCGACGGCTGCAGGCAACGATGGCAGTTGCGTGGTGGCAGGTCCGGGTCTGCCGCTGCTAAGGGTAACCGTGCCGGTACGGGCGCCGTTACCCATCGCCCAGGTGGTGATGACCTTCGCCATGGATCAGGCCATGGCGAAGGAATTTCGCTCGCTGATCAACCTGCATGTGGTGTTCCTGGGCGGTGCGTCGGCCGTGGCCAGCACGCTGCCGGTCGAGCAGAGCCGATTGCTGGTGCAGGCGGCTGCCGGGGCGCCGACGGTGGGCGATACCTGGCAGGTGACCCTGGCGGGTCATCTCTATCAGGTCCAGCGGCTGACGCTGGGCGCGAACGACAGTCCGGTGTACATCTATCTGCTGCGCTCGCTCGACGTCGCCTTGGCCGAGTTCGAGCCTTTGCTGCGGCAACTTGCGCTGATTGCCGGGGGCGCGCTGCTCGCGGCGCTGCTGGGTGCCCTGTTGCTGGCGCGCAACCTGGCGCAGCCGCTGCGCCAGCTGTCGGTGGTGTCCTGGCGAATTGGCCAGGGCGATTATTCGGTGAAGGTGGACGTGCAGCGGCGCGATGAATTCGGCCGGCTGGGACGGGTGCTCGAGGGGATGCGGCAGGGTATCGCCGAGCGGGAGCAGCGCCTTAACCACAACGCCCTGCACGATCCCTTGACCGGCCTGCCCAATCGGATGTTGGCCGAGGAGCGGCTACGGGTGTTCATGGCGACCCAGGCGCAGGTATCGCTGCTGTATGTGGGCCTGGATGACTTCCAGACGATCAACGAGAGCGCCGGGGTCGCTGGCGGCGATCATATTCTCAAGGTGGTGGCCGAGCGCGCCCAGATCCTGCTCGCCGGCCGTGGCTGCGTTTCCCGTCCGGTCGGCGACGAGTTCCTCGTGCAGGTGTGTCGCATGAGTCTCGAAGGCGCGGTGGGGTTGGCCGAGGAGCTGCGCCTGCTGTTGGCCGAACCCATTGAGTGGGAGGGCCAGGTATTCCGGCTCTGCTGTCGGATCGGGGGCGCCGAGTATCCGCGCCACAGTGACGATGCCGGCGTGCTGATCGAGCGTGCCCGTGGCGCTATGCTCGATGCCGGCCAGCTGCCGGATCGCCTGCGGGTCTATGACGAGGGACGCGATGCGGCCCAGCAACGACGGCTGCAGTTGGTCCACGACCTGCCACTGGCGGACGAGCGCGGCGAGCTGATGTTGGTGTTCCAGCCCAAGGTGGCCTTGCGTGGCGATGGGTCGCCTCAGGCGGAGGTGTTGCTGCGCTGGCGGCACGCCGAGCTGGGGATGATTTCGCCTGGTGAGTTCATTCCCCTGGCCGAGCGCAGTGGCAGCATGGCTGGGCTCACGCGCTGGGTGATCCAGACGGCCATTCGTCAACTGGCGCTCTGGCAGGCCGAGGGGCGCGAAGTGAAGGTGTCGCTGAACGTCTCCGCGGTGGATCTGGCCGACAGCCAGCTGCCGGAGCGGGTGATCCGTTGGCTCGACGAGGCAGGGGTGTCGGCGCGACAGCTGACCTTCGAGATCACCGAGAGCGCCATCATGGCCGATCCCGAGTCCGCCATTGCCCTGCTCAAGCGCCTCTCCGTCATGGGCATCCGGTTGTCGGTGGACGATTACGGCACCGGCCAGGCCTCGCTGGCACATCTCAAGCGCCTGCCAGTGGACGAGCTGAAGATCGATCAGTCCTTCATCAGGGAGTTGGAGCCGGGCAACGATGACGCCGTCATCGTGCGTTCGACCATCGAGATGGGGCACAACCTGGGTCTGGAAGTCGTCGCCGAGGGCGTCGAAGAAGGTCGCACCCTGGCACTGTTGCGCAGTTGGGGTTGCGACGTGATCCAGGGCTACTACATCAGCCGCCCGGTTCCGGCCGGAGAGTTCGAAGCCTGGATGGAACGGCAGGCCGAGCCAGCGGTAGAGGAGCTTTCGTGA
- a CDS encoding methylamine utilization protein: MVGLLALALGTTQAAEVAVQVVDSQDAPLADAVVMVSGQGLQPERHSAAIDQQNRRFVPHVLVVPTGTAVSFPNTDDIRHQVYSFSSPKHFELPLYHGIPSTPVVFDQPGVVVVGCNIHDWMVGYVYVTAAGRSAVTDGQGRARLEVPDGHYKLALWHPDLSDKREIAQPDLNVAGKPVTLRLQLAVQPKPQPAEPASSAFEDAFHKAAHDETHP; the protein is encoded by the coding sequence ATGGTGGGGTTGCTGGCGTTGGCGTTGGGCACCACGCAAGCCGCGGAGGTCGCGGTTCAGGTGGTCGACAGCCAGGATGCGCCGCTGGCGGATGCGGTGGTGATGGTGTCCGGACAGGGGTTGCAGCCCGAGCGGCATTCCGCGGCCATCGACCAGCAGAATCGCCGTTTCGTCCCCCATGTCCTGGTCGTGCCCACGGGGACGGCGGTCAGTTTTCCCAACACCGACGACATCCGCCACCAGGTGTATTCCTTTTCCAGTCCCAAGCATTTCGAGCTACCGCTCTATCACGGCATTCCCAGTACGCCGGTGGTGTTCGATCAACCCGGCGTGGTGGTGGTGGGCTGCAACATCCATGACTGGATGGTGGGCTATGTCTACGTAACGGCCGCAGGGCGCTCCGCGGTGACCGATGGTCAGGGCCGTGCCCGATTGGAGGTGCCGGACGGCCATTATAAGCTGGCACTTTGGCATCCCGATCTGAGCGACAAGCGCGAGATCGCCCAGCCCGATCTGAACGTAGCTGGCAAGCCGGTGACCCTCAGGCTCCAACTGGCGGTGCAGCCGAAACCGCAACCCGCGGAGCCGGCCAGCTCGGCCTTCGAGGACGCCTTCCACAAGGCGGCACACGATGAAACTCATCCATAG
- the lon gene encoding endopeptidase La: MSDQDNQAEILSEEAGQTGLVLPGQNLPDKLYIIPIHNRPFFPAQVLPVIVNEEPWAETLELVAKTDHHCLALFYMDQPPADANDFDPDQLPQHGTLVRIHHASRQDGKLQFVAQGISRVRIRGWLRRQRPPYLVEVEHLRPSPDPSDEVKAYGMALINAIKELLPLNPLYSEELKNYLNRFSPNDPSPLTDFAAALTTAPGDELQQVLDTVPMLQRMEKVLPLLRKEVEVARLQKELSAEVNRKINERQREFFLREQLKLIQQELGITKDDRSSDIESFRQRLDGKVLPEAAQKRIDDELNKLSILETGSPEYGVTRNYLDWATDLPWGVHGQDKLDLKRARKVLDRHHAGLDDIKNRILEFLAVGAFKGEVAGSIVLLVGPPGVGKTSIGKSIAESLGRPFYRFSVGGMRDEAEIKGHRRTYIGAMPGKLVQALRDVKVMNPVIMLDEIDKMGQSYQGDPASALLETLDPEQNVDFLDHYLDLRLDLSKVLFVCTANTLDSIPGPLLDRMEVIRLSGYIAEEKQAIAKRHLWPKQLDKAGVPKDRLTLTDSALKALVEGYAREAGVRQLEKQLGKLVRKAVVKLIETPELKIKIGASDLEDYLGKPTFRKEQVLSGAGIITGLAWTSMGGATLPVEATRIHTLNRGFKLTGQLGDVMKESAEIAYSYVTAHLKDFKGDPNFFDQAFVHLHVPEGATPKDGPSAGITMASALLSLARNQAPKKNVAMTGELTLTGQVLPIGGVREKVIAARRQKINELILPEPNRGDFEELPAYLKEGLTVHFARRFADVAKVLF; encoded by the coding sequence ATGAGCGATCAGGATAATCAAGCGGAAATTCTCAGCGAAGAAGCCGGCCAGACCGGCCTGGTACTGCCCGGCCAGAATCTTCCCGACAAGCTCTACATCATTCCCATCCATAACCGGCCATTCTTTCCGGCGCAGGTCCTGCCCGTCATCGTCAACGAAGAGCCCTGGGCGGAAACCCTGGAGCTGGTGGCCAAGACCGATCACCACTGCCTCGCGCTGTTCTACATGGACCAGCCACCCGCGGACGCCAACGACTTCGATCCCGATCAGCTCCCGCAGCACGGCACCCTGGTACGCATCCACCACGCCAGCCGCCAGGACGGCAAACTGCAATTCGTCGCCCAAGGCATCTCCCGGGTGCGTATTCGCGGCTGGCTGCGCCGCCAGCGTCCGCCCTACCTGGTGGAAGTCGAACACCTGCGCCCCAGCCCCGATCCCAGCGACGAGGTGAAGGCCTACGGCATGGCGCTGATCAACGCCATCAAGGAGCTGTTGCCGCTCAACCCGCTCTACAGCGAAGAGCTGAAGAACTACCTCAACCGCTTCAGCCCCAACGATCCCTCGCCGCTGACCGACTTCGCCGCCGCCCTGACCACCGCCCCGGGCGATGAACTGCAGCAGGTGCTCGACACCGTGCCCATGCTGCAGCGCATGGAGAAAGTCCTGCCGCTGCTGCGCAAGGAAGTGGAGGTCGCGCGCCTGCAGAAGGAGCTCTCCGCCGAGGTCAATCGCAAGATCAACGAACGCCAGCGCGAATTCTTCCTCAGGGAACAGCTCAAGCTGATCCAGCAGGAACTGGGTATCACCAAGGATGATCGCAGCAGCGATATCGAAAGCTTCCGCCAGCGCCTGGACGGCAAGGTCCTGCCCGAGGCGGCGCAGAAGCGCATCGACGACGAGCTCAACAAGCTCTCCATCCTCGAAACCGGCTCGCCCGAATATGGCGTCACCCGCAACTACCTGGACTGGGCCACCGACCTGCCCTGGGGCGTCCATGGCCAGGACAAACTCGACCTCAAACGCGCGCGCAAGGTGCTCGACCGGCACCATGCCGGGCTCGATGACATCAAGAATCGCATCCTCGAATTCCTCGCCGTAGGGGCCTTCAAGGGCGAGGTGGCCGGCTCCATCGTGCTGCTGGTAGGTCCGCCCGGCGTGGGCAAGACCAGCATCGGCAAGTCCATCGCCGAGTCCCTCGGCCGCCCCTTCTATCGCTTCAGCGTCGGTGGGATGAGAGACGAGGCCGAGATCAAGGGCCACCGCCGCACCTACATCGGCGCCATGCCCGGCAAACTCGTCCAGGCCCTGCGCGACGTCAAGGTGATGAACCCGGTCATCATGCTCGACGAGATCGACAAGATGGGCCAGAGCTACCAGGGCGATCCCGCCTCGGCACTCCTAGAGACGCTGGATCCGGAGCAGAACGTCGACTTCCTCGACCACTACCTGGACCTGCGCCTGGACCTGTCCAAGGTACTGTTCGTCTGTACCGCCAACACCCTGGACTCCATCCCCGGTCCGCTGCTGGATCGTATGGAGGTCATCCGTCTCTCCGGCTACATCGCCGAGGAGAAACAGGCCATCGCCAAGCGCCACCTGTGGCCCAAGCAACTGGACAAGGCCGGTGTGCCCAAGGACCGCCTGACCCTGACCGACAGCGCCCTGAAGGCCCTGGTGGAAGGCTACGCTCGCGAGGCCGGCGTGCGGCAACTGGAAAAGCAGCTGGGCAAGCTGGTACGCAAGGCCGTGGTCAAGCTCATCGAGACGCCAGAACTCAAGATCAAGATCGGCGCCTCGGATCTCGAGGACTACCTGGGCAAGCCCACCTTCCGCAAGGAGCAGGTGCTCTCCGGCGCCGGCATCATCACCGGCCTGGCCTGGACCAGCATGGGCGGCGCCACCCTGCCGGTGGAGGCGACCCGCATCCATACCCTGAACCGCGGCTTCAAGCTCACCGGCCAACTCGGCGATGTCATGAAGGAATCGGCCGAGATCGCCTACAGCTACGTCACCGCCCATCTCAAGGACTTCAAGGGCGACCCGAACTTCTTCGACCAGGCCTTCGTGCACCTGCACGTTCCCGAAGGCGCCACGCCCAAGGACGGCCCCAGCGCTGGCATCACCATGGCCTCCGCCCTGCTGTCGCTGGCGCGCAACCAGGCACCGAAGAAGAACGTGGCCATGACCGGCGAGCTGACCCTCACCGGCCAGGTACTGCCCATCGGTGGGGTCCGGGAAAAGGTCATCGCCGCGCGGCGCCAGAAGATCAATGAACTGATCCTGCCGGAGCCCAATCGCGGTGACTTCGAGGAGCTGCCCGCCTACCTCAAGGAAGGCCTGACCGTTCATTTCGCCCGGCGCTTCGCCGACGTGGCCAAGGTGCTCTTCTAA
- a CDS encoding protease inhibitor I42 family protein encodes MSPRHLFWSCLLLAGCSSTQPSGNLILGDDSECTPLAMHTGQELTLTLPSDPTSGYRWTILQRSDNLKQLGPEVFREQRQDQGGVGSAGQSLWRFRAQSAGTAHLELQARQPWDAEAEPQARFDCRIEIR; translated from the coding sequence ATGTCCCCCCGCCACCTGTTCTGGAGCTGCCTGTTGCTGGCCGGTTGCAGCAGCACCCAGCCGAGCGGCAACCTCATCCTTGGCGACGACAGCGAATGCACCCCGCTGGCCATGCACACCGGCCAGGAGCTGACGCTGACCCTGCCCAGCGATCCCACCAGCGGCTATCGCTGGACCATTCTCCAGCGCAGCGACAACCTCAAGCAGCTGGGTCCGGAAGTCTTCCGCGAACAACGCCAGGATCAAGGCGGCGTCGGTAGCGCCGGTCAGTCTCTCTGGCGCTTCCGTGCCCAGAGTGCCGGCACGGCCCACCTCGAACTCCAGGCCCGCCAACCCTGGGATGCCGAGGCCGAGCCCCAGGCGCGCTTCGACTGCCGCATCGAAATCCGCTAG